A genomic stretch from Serratia entomophila includes:
- the soxR gene encoding redox-sensitive transcriptional activator SoxR produces MARNEPKDPERMMTVGEVAKRSGVAVSTLHFYESKGLIEAVRNEGNQRRYPAVVLRYIAVIKIAQRTGIPLEEIRAALGRFPIGSKLTAAQWRELSLTWREDLDERIQRLKLLRDHLDGCIGCGCLSLTDCPLYNPGDVLGEQGCGAQILHRP; encoded by the coding sequence ATGGCAAGAAATGAACCGAAAGATCCCGAACGGATGATGACCGTCGGCGAAGTGGCGAAACGCAGCGGCGTGGCGGTATCCACATTGCACTTTTATGAAAGCAAAGGGTTGATTGAGGCGGTGCGCAACGAAGGCAACCAGCGGCGCTACCCTGCGGTGGTTTTACGCTATATCGCCGTCATCAAGATAGCGCAGCGCACCGGTATCCCGTTGGAGGAGATCCGCGCCGCACTCGGCCGTTTTCCCATCGGCAGCAAGCTGACCGCCGCCCAGTGGAGAGAACTGTCTTTAACCTGGCGTGAAGATTTGGATGAAAGGATCCAGCGGCTGAAACTGCTGCGCGACCATTTGGATGGCTGCATTGGCTGTGGCTGCCTGTCGCTCACGGATTGTCCTTTGTATAACCCCGGCGATGTGTTGGGTGAACAAGGCTGCGGCGCGCAAATCCTGCATCGCCCTTAA
- a CDS encoding fimbrial protein: MIRIFSLLLLCGLFSGYGHASCYGSGIQYASPIFVDLSDKLTEQNPVWQGSFFTQYAGSFSCSTGNSTFGYTRILSTDSSKATILGFSDGKYWVRAEITNNVDNKDLKGTGRHSAAELNVPMDIRFTLVNKTGTSIAGDTARLNDVLFVTDLSGMSLWEIILWPAKQLLKILTWLFNGFNWPYDQRDMYGQPMNIKYAPKMTTCSFDNAGLAVKLPTVGLSQVGKNSRTGLTPFTLNLSCQNMRANGTSDRAIDMFLSSNNLQASDNTVLIDKNAGAATGIGIRLVKMDAPNLPVIMSLSNIERGSATSLFNVPAGGALNSRFTIGMAAYYYPYNLAEMTSGAINSSATLNIIYK; encoded by the coding sequence ATGATCAGGATATTTTCTCTGTTGTTGTTATGCGGGTTGTTCAGCGGCTATGGCCATGCAAGTTGTTACGGTTCCGGCATTCAATATGCCTCGCCGATATTTGTCGATCTGTCGGACAAGCTGACCGAGCAAAACCCGGTCTGGCAGGGCAGTTTTTTCACCCAATACGCCGGGTCATTCAGCTGCTCCACCGGCAACAGCACCTTCGGCTACACCCGCATACTTTCCACCGACAGCAGCAAAGCCACCATATTGGGATTCAGCGACGGCAAGTACTGGGTGCGGGCGGAGATCACCAATAATGTGGACAACAAAGATCTCAAGGGGACGGGCAGGCACTCCGCCGCAGAACTGAACGTGCCGATGGATATCCGTTTTACCCTGGTGAATAAAACAGGTACATCGATAGCCGGCGACACCGCCAGGCTGAACGACGTGTTGTTCGTGACCGATCTTAGCGGCATGTCGCTATGGGAGATCATCCTTTGGCCGGCCAAGCAGTTACTGAAAATTTTAACCTGGCTGTTTAACGGTTTTAACTGGCCTTACGATCAGCGCGATATGTACGGGCAGCCGATGAACATCAAGTATGCGCCCAAGATGACCACCTGCTCATTTGACAACGCGGGGCTGGCGGTAAAACTGCCGACCGTGGGGCTGTCGCAGGTGGGGAAAAACAGCCGTACCGGGCTTACCCCCTTTACGTTGAATCTGAGCTGCCAGAACATGCGGGCAAACGGCACGTCGGATCGGGCGATCGACATGTTTTTATCCAGCAATAACCTGCAGGCGTCAGACAATACGGTGTTGATTGATAAAAATGCCGGCGCGGCAACGGGCATTGGCATTCGGCTGGTAAAAATGGATGCCCCCAATTTGCCGGTGATCATGTCGCTATCCAATATCGAACGCGGAAGCGCGACGTCATTATTCAATGTACCGGCGGGAGGCGCGCTGAACAGCCGTTTCACTATCGGCATGGCGGCTTATTACTATCCTTATAACCTTGCTGAAATGACGAGCGGTGCTATTAACTCATCAGCAACGCTAAATATTATCTATAAGTAA
- a CDS encoding DMT family transporter gives MSAVKKSLISVIKPQEAVLIFITMIWGGTFLAVQHAMQVSGPFFFVGLRFAAATLVLTLFSLRVLRGLTWYELKAGMLIGVSIMYGYGLQTMGLQTITSSQSAFITAMYVPIVPLLQWLVLGRFPGIMSWIGILLAFTGLMLLAAPSSADMTLSLGEILTLVGTLGMAAEIILIGAYAGKVNIRRVTIVQLATASLASFLMMAPTGESPAAYSDQLLYSAIGLGLASAMIQLTMNWAQRSVSPTRATVIYAGEPVWAGIVGRIAGERLPGVALLGGALIVVGVVVSELRVRRKGKAAAVEAE, from the coding sequence GTGTCAGCAGTAAAAAAATCCTTAATTTCCGTCATTAAGCCGCAGGAAGCGGTGTTGATCTTCATTACCATGATCTGGGGCGGCACCTTTTTGGCGGTGCAACATGCGATGCAGGTCAGCGGGCCGTTCTTTTTCGTCGGGCTGCGTTTCGCCGCCGCCACCCTGGTGCTGACGCTATTTTCCCTGCGCGTGCTGCGCGGCCTGACCTGGTACGAACTGAAGGCCGGCATGCTGATCGGCGTGTCTATCATGTACGGTTACGGCCTGCAAACCATGGGGTTGCAAACCATCACCAGCAGCCAGTCGGCGTTTATCACCGCCATGTACGTGCCGATCGTACCTTTGCTGCAGTGGCTGGTGCTGGGGCGTTTCCCCGGCATTATGTCCTGGATCGGCATTTTGCTGGCCTTCACCGGCCTGATGCTGCTGGCGGCGCCGAGCAGTGCGGACATGACGCTGAGCCTCGGTGAAATTCTGACGCTGGTCGGCACGCTGGGCATGGCCGCGGAGATTATTTTGATCGGCGCCTACGCCGGCAAGGTCAATATCCGGCGGGTGACCATCGTGCAGTTGGCGACCGCCTCGCTGGCTTCTTTCCTGATGATGGCGCCCACCGGTGAATCGCCGGCGGCCTATTCGGACCAGCTGCTGTACAGCGCCATCGGCCTGGGCCTGGCCAGCGCGATGATCCAACTGACCATGAACTGGGCGCAGCGCAGCGTGTCGCCCACGCGCGCGACGGTGATTTACGCCGGTGAACCGGTGTGGGCCGGCATCGTGGGGCGCATCGCCGGCGAACGTCTGCCGGGCGTGGCGCTGTTGGGGGGCGCGTTGATCGTGGTGGGGGTGGTGGTGAGCGAACTGCGGGTGCGTCGAAAAGGAAAAGCGGCGGCGGTGGAGGCGGAATAG
- a CDS encoding helix-turn-helix domain-containing protein: MSNMAHNAKNDPPKVLQYLSSNLRGYRLQAGFSQMALAERSGVSRRMLAGIEAGDRNVSLAVLDKLAAALNLSFTDLVQAPDARGNHLVGELAWQGAQPASQALFVASVPAHQRVELWQWTLMPGEHYDSAPDAAGWREIIYVIAGTLTLVLEQHTLTLAAGETQVFNSDQQYAYANRGDQPLLFIRNVTF; this comes from the coding sequence ATGAGCAATATGGCGCATAACGCGAAAAACGATCCCCCCAAGGTGCTGCAATACCTCAGCAGCAACCTGCGCGGCTATCGCCTGCAGGCCGGATTCAGCCAGATGGCGCTGGCCGAACGTTCCGGCGTCAGCCGCCGCATGCTGGCGGGCATCGAGGCCGGCGATCGCAACGTTAGCCTGGCGGTGTTGGACAAGCTCGCCGCCGCCCTGAATCTCTCCTTCACCGATCTGGTGCAGGCGCCGGACGCGCGCGGCAACCACCTGGTCGGCGAATTGGCCTGGCAAGGCGCTCAGCCGGCCAGCCAGGCGCTGTTTGTCGCCAGCGTGCCGGCACATCAGCGGGTGGAGCTGTGGCAATGGACGCTGATGCCGGGCGAGCATTACGATTCAGCGCCCGACGCCGCAGGCTGGCGTGAAATCATTTACGTCATTGCAGGCACCCTGACGCTGGTGCTGGAACAGCACACCCTGACGCTGGCGGCCGGTGAAACCCAGGTGTTCAACAGCGATCAACAATACGCCTACGCCAACCGCGGCGACCAGCCGCTGCTTTTTATCCGCAACGTCACCTTCTGA
- a CDS encoding LysR family transcriptional regulator: protein MKTDHIGEKNSRKNDRPLPLGGLRCFEAAARLESFTQAAHSLSLTHGAVSRAVRALEEELGCVLFERRHRRVYLTAAGRKLLQAAQQAFGVLESAAQELRRQAQDAPLVLSCEPTLLMRWLIPRLPAFQQAHPEINLQLVAGGGPFSFHDGITAAIRRNDFEWGEQVHSLMLFDELVGPVCKPETQPRWLSQTAGLQRLREDAVLLHAATRPDAWRQWAQAQGVALEGRPEQRFDHFYFSLQAAVAGIGVAIGPWQQVRDDLAAGVLSAPFGFIPDGSGYCLLTQQEIRPGSSLARLAEWLRLTAGA, encoded by the coding sequence ATGAAAACTGACCATATCGGTGAGAAAAACTCACGTAAAAACGACCGGCCCTTGCCGCTTGGCGGGCTGCGCTGTTTTGAAGCCGCGGCGCGGCTGGAAAGCTTCACCCAGGCGGCGCATAGCCTGAGCCTGACCCACGGCGCCGTCAGCCGGGCGGTGCGGGCGCTGGAAGAGGAGCTGGGTTGCGTGTTGTTTGAACGCCGGCACCGGCGCGTGTATCTCACTGCGGCTGGGCGTAAGTTGCTGCAGGCCGCGCAGCAGGCGTTCGGCGTTTTGGAAAGTGCCGCGCAGGAGCTGCGCCGGCAGGCCCAGGATGCGCCGTTGGTGCTCTCTTGTGAGCCGACGCTGCTGATGCGCTGGCTGATCCCGCGTTTGCCGGCGTTTCAACAGGCGCATCCGGAGATCAACCTGCAGCTGGTGGCGGGCGGCGGGCCGTTTTCTTTTCACGACGGCATCACGGCGGCGATTCGACGTAATGATTTTGAGTGGGGCGAGCAGGTACACAGCCTGATGCTGTTCGATGAACTGGTGGGGCCGGTGTGCAAGCCGGAGACGCAGCCGCGATGGCTATCGCAAACCGCAGGTTTGCAACGGTTGCGGGAAGATGCCGTGCTGCTGCATGCCGCTACGCGCCCTGACGCCTGGCGGCAATGGGCCCAGGCGCAGGGCGTCGCGCTCGAGGGACGGCCGGAGCAGCGCTTCGACCATTTTTATTTCAGCCTGCAGGCGGCGGTGGCCGGGATAGGCGTGGCCATCGGCCCGTGGCAGCAGGTGCGCGACGATCTGGCCGCCGGCGTGCTGAGCGCCCCCTTTGGCTTTATCCCGGACGGCAGCGGTTACTGTTTGCTGACGCAGCAGGAAATTCGGCCGGGCAGCAGCCTGGCCCGGCTGGCGGAATGGCTGCGGCTTACTGCGGGCGCCTGA
- a CDS encoding efflux RND transporter periplasmic adaptor subunit, whose protein sequence is MKRAIIVVLLLAAMAIAVLAMRSTGQQDKGAAYPPVKVALAPAQREQRARSFAGVGALEAARQVDVAAEVGGRVTRILFESGQQVKEGQLLVQLNDAVEQAELLRLQAQLRNAELLHARMRKLMNLNATAQQQLDDAQAQRDMALGDVRQMQAKIAQKAIRAPFSGAIGIRRVHEGQYLNAAETVVNLVDAGTLRVNFSLDEQTSAGLALGQAVAVQVAAYPDRAFPAAITAIDPLIDKSRTVQVQATLANPDGALKAGMYAGIRVTQRQSVSVLTVPETALTYTAYGDTVFLAQQNGKGMTVKRVSVTVGERNDGRVEILRGLREGDRVVTSGQLKLSDGMAAEPVAQDTLSAAPAGSSGDK, encoded by the coding sequence ATGAAACGCGCAATCATTGTTGTGCTGCTGCTGGCGGCGATGGCGATAGCCGTTCTGGCGATGCGCTCCACCGGGCAGCAGGATAAAGGCGCAGCCTATCCGCCGGTGAAAGTGGCGTTGGCGCCGGCGCAGCGCGAGCAACGCGCGCGCAGCTTTGCCGGCGTGGGCGCGCTGGAGGCTGCGCGGCAGGTAGACGTCGCGGCGGAAGTTGGCGGGCGGGTGACGCGGATCCTGTTCGAGTCCGGGCAGCAGGTTAAGGAAGGGCAACTGTTGGTGCAGCTGAATGATGCGGTTGAGCAGGCGGAACTGCTGCGCCTGCAGGCGCAGCTGCGCAACGCCGAGCTGCTGCACGCCAGAATGCGCAAGCTGATGAATCTCAACGCCACGGCGCAACAGCAACTGGATGACGCCCAGGCTCAGCGTGATATGGCGCTGGGCGACGTGCGGCAGATGCAGGCGAAAATCGCGCAAAAAGCCATTCGCGCGCCTTTTTCCGGCGCAATAGGCATTCGCCGCGTGCATGAGGGGCAATACCTCAACGCCGCCGAGACGGTGGTGAACCTGGTGGATGCCGGCACGCTGCGCGTCAACTTCTCGCTGGACGAACAAACCAGCGCCGGGCTGGCCCTGGGGCAGGCGGTGGCGGTTCAGGTCGCCGCTTACCCGGATCGCGCCTTTCCCGCCGCGATTACCGCAATCGACCCGCTGATCGACAAATCGCGCACCGTGCAGGTGCAGGCGACGTTGGCCAACCCGGACGGCGCGCTGAAGGCCGGCATGTACGCCGGTATCCGCGTCACCCAGCGCCAGAGCGTGTCGGTGTTGACGGTACCGGAAACGGCGCTGACCTACACCGCCTATGGCGATACCGTTTTCCTGGCGCAGCAGAATGGCAAAGGCATGACGGTAAAACGCGTTTCGGTCACCGTGGGTGAACGCAACGACGGGCGAGTCGAGATCCTCCGCGGGCTGCGCGAGGGCGATCGCGTGGTGACCTCCGGCCAGCTCAAGCTCAGCGACGGCATGGCGGCCGAACCGGTGGCGCAGGATACCCTGAGCGCCGCACCCGCCGGTTCATCGGGAGATAAATGA
- a CDS encoding MexW/MexI family multidrug efflux RND transporter permease subunit yields the protein MKFTDLFVRRPVLALVVSTLILLFGCLALSKLPIRQYPLLESSTISVTTEYPGASSELMQGFVTQPIAQSVSSIEGIDYLSSSSVQGRSVVTVRMALNRDSNQALTEVMAKVNQVRYKLPEQAYDPVIERSSGEATAVAYVGFSSDTLPTPALSEYLTRVVEPMFTTIDGVAKVEVFGGQKMAMRLWLDSDRLAGRGLTAADVADAVRRNNYQAAPGKVKGLYVVSNVRVNTDLTSVEEFRDLVVRNDGNGLVRLKDVGTVELGAAATETSALMDGQPAVFLGIFPTPTGNPLVIVDGIKKLMPAINKMQPPGVKMALAFETARFIQASIDEVVHTLLEALAIVVAVIYLCLGSLRTVLIPVVTIPLSILGAAGLMLAFGFSVNLLTLLAMVLAIGLVVDDAIVVVENVHRHIEEGKSPLVAAMIGAREVAGPVIAMTLTLAAVYAPIGLMGGLTGALFREFALTLAGAVVVSGVVALTLSPVMSSFLLPAKQTEGRVARAAEWFFGGLTRRYARALDFSLHHRWLTGGLALLVLVSLPLLYQLPQRELAPTEDQAIVLTAIKAPQHANLNYVERFAYKLDQVYARLPETENRWIINGSDGTASSIGGINLTLWEARHRSATAVQADLQQAVNDVEGTSIFAFQLPALPGSTGGLPVQMVLRSPQEYPLLYRTMEELKQSARNSGLFMVVDSDLDYNNPVAEVRIDRAKASSLGIRMSDIGESLAVLVGENYLNRFGMDGRAYDVIPQSLREQRLTPEALARQYVRTQDNTLVPLSTLVQVSVRVEPNKLTQFNQQNAATLQAIPAPGVSMGDAVAFLERQADALPAGFSYDWQGDSRQYTQEGNALAFAFMAALVIIYLVLAAQYESLRDPLIILITVPLSICGALLPLALGYATMNIYTQVGLVTLIGLISKHGILMVEFANELQMHQGLPRRAAILQAAQIRLRPVLMTTAAMVFGLIPLLFASGAGANSRFGLGLVIVSGMLVGTLFTLFVLPTVYTLLARDHAVASPRELALAAGDRTP from the coding sequence ATGAAGTTCACCGATCTTTTTGTGCGCCGGCCGGTGCTGGCGCTGGTGGTCAGCACGTTGATCCTGCTGTTCGGCTGCCTGGCGCTCAGCAAGCTGCCGATCCGCCAATACCCGCTGCTGGAAAGCTCTACCATCAGCGTGACCACAGAATATCCCGGCGCTTCATCGGAGCTGATGCAAGGGTTTGTGACGCAGCCTATCGCTCAGTCGGTCTCGTCCATCGAGGGTATCGACTATCTGTCCTCCTCGTCGGTGCAGGGGCGCAGCGTGGTGACGGTGCGCATGGCGCTGAACCGCGACTCCAACCAGGCGCTGACCGAGGTGATGGCCAAGGTCAACCAGGTGCGCTACAAGCTGCCGGAGCAGGCTTACGACCCGGTGATCGAACGCTCCTCCGGCGAGGCCACGGCGGTGGCCTACGTCGGCTTTTCCAGCGATACGCTGCCGACGCCGGCGTTAAGCGAGTACCTGACGCGGGTGGTGGAACCGATGTTCACCACCATCGACGGCGTGGCCAAGGTCGAGGTGTTCGGCGGGCAGAAGATGGCGATGCGCCTGTGGCTGGACAGCGATCGCCTTGCGGGGCGCGGCCTGACCGCCGCCGACGTGGCCGACGCGGTGCGGCGCAATAACTACCAGGCGGCGCCGGGCAAGGTGAAGGGGCTGTATGTGGTATCCAACGTGCGGGTGAATACCGATCTCACCAGCGTGGAGGAGTTTCGCGATTTGGTGGTGCGCAACGACGGCAACGGCCTGGTGCGCCTGAAGGACGTGGGCACGGTGGAGCTGGGAGCGGCGGCCACCGAAACCAGCGCGCTGATGGACGGGCAGCCGGCGGTATTCCTCGGCATATTCCCTACGCCCACCGGCAATCCGCTGGTGATCGTCGACGGCATTAAAAAGTTGATGCCGGCGATCAACAAGATGCAGCCGCCCGGGGTCAAAATGGCGCTGGCGTTTGAGACCGCGCGTTTTATTCAGGCGTCGATCGACGAGGTGGTGCATACCCTGCTGGAAGCATTGGCGATAGTGGTGGCGGTGATCTACCTGTGCCTGGGATCGCTGCGCACCGTTTTGATCCCAGTGGTGACCATTCCGCTTTCCATCTTGGGGGCGGCGGGATTGATGCTGGCCTTCGGCTTCAGCGTCAATTTGCTGACGCTGCTGGCGATGGTGTTGGCGATCGGACTGGTGGTGGATGATGCCATTGTGGTGGTGGAGAACGTGCATCGCCATATTGAAGAGGGCAAGTCGCCGCTGGTGGCGGCGATGATCGGCGCGCGCGAAGTGGCGGGGCCGGTGATCGCCATGACGCTGACGTTGGCGGCGGTGTATGCGCCGATCGGCCTGATGGGCGGGTTGACCGGCGCGCTGTTCCGCGAGTTCGCTCTGACGCTGGCCGGCGCGGTGGTGGTTTCCGGCGTGGTGGCGCTGACGCTGTCGCCGGTAATGAGCTCCTTCCTGTTGCCGGCCAAACAGACCGAGGGGCGGGTGGCGCGCGCCGCCGAGTGGTTCTTCGGCGGGTTGACGCGGCGCTATGCGCGGGCGCTGGATTTCTCTCTGCATCACCGTTGGCTGACGGGCGGGCTGGCGCTGTTGGTGTTGGTCAGCCTGCCGCTGCTGTATCAACTGCCGCAGCGCGAATTGGCGCCGACCGAAGATCAGGCGATAGTGCTTACCGCCATCAAGGCGCCGCAGCACGCCAACCTGAACTATGTGGAACGCTTCGCCTACAAGCTGGATCAGGTTTATGCACGGTTACCGGAAACCGAGAACCGCTGGATCATCAACGGCAGCGACGGCACCGCATCCAGCATCGGCGGTATCAACCTGACGCTGTGGGAAGCGCGTCACCGTTCGGCGACGGCGGTGCAGGCCGATCTGCAGCAGGCGGTGAATGACGTAGAGGGCACCAGCATTTTCGCCTTCCAGCTGCCGGCCTTGCCGGGCTCGACCGGCGGCCTGCCGGTGCAGATGGTGTTGCGCAGCCCGCAGGAATACCCGCTGCTGTACCGCACCATGGAGGAGCTGAAACAAAGTGCGCGCAACAGCGGCCTGTTTATGGTGGTGGACAGCGATCTGGATTACAACAATCCGGTGGCGGAAGTGCGCATCGATCGGGCCAAGGCCAGCAGCCTGGGGATCCGCATGAGCGATATCGGTGAATCGCTGGCGGTATTGGTGGGAGAGAACTACCTCAACCGCTTCGGCATGGACGGCCGCGCTTACGATGTGATCCCGCAGAGCCTGCGCGAACAGCGGCTGACGCCGGAGGCGCTGGCGCGGCAGTACGTTCGCACCCAGGACAATACATTGGTGCCGCTGTCTACCCTGGTGCAGGTGTCGGTCCGGGTAGAACCGAACAAGCTGACCCAGTTTAATCAGCAGAACGCCGCCACGCTGCAAGCGATCCCGGCGCCGGGTGTCTCCATGGGGGACGCGGTGGCCTTCCTCGAACGCCAGGCCGATGCGCTGCCGGCCGGTTTCAGCTACGACTGGCAGGGTGATTCGCGCCAGTATACCCAGGAGGGCAATGCGCTGGCGTTCGCCTTTATGGCCGCGCTGGTGATCATCTATCTGGTGCTGGCTGCGCAGTACGAGAGCCTGAGGGATCCGCTGATTATCCTGATTACCGTACCGCTGTCGATCTGCGGCGCGCTGCTGCCGCTGGCGCTGGGTTACGCCACCATGAACATCTATACCCAGGTGGGATTGGTGACGCTGATTGGCCTGATCAGCAAGCACGGCATTTTGATGGTCGAATTCGCCAATGAGCTGCAGATGCATCAGGGGCTGCCGCGACGCGCCGCCATTCTGCAGGCGGCGCAGATCCGTCTGCGCCCGGTGCTGATGACTACGGCGGCGATGGTGTTCGGTCTGATACCGCTGCTGTTCGCCAGCGGCGCCGGCGCCAACAGCCGTTTTGGTCTGGGGCTGGTGATTGTATCCGGCATGTTGGTGGGGACGCTGTTCACGCTGTTCGTGCTGCCGACGGTCTACACGCTGCTGGCGCGCGATCATGCGGTGGCGTCGCCGCGCGAGCTGGCGTTGGCGGCAGGGGATCGCACGCCGTAA
- a CDS encoding DNA/RNA non-specific endonuclease — MRFNKMLALAALLFAAQASAETLESIDNCAVGCPTGGSSNVSIVRHAYTLNNNSTTKFANWVAYHITKETPASGKNRNWKTDPALNPADTLAPADYTGANAALKVDRGHQAPLASLAGVSDWESLNYLSNITPQKSDLNQGSWARLEDQERKLIDRADVSSVYTVTGPLFERDMGKLPGTQKPHTIPSAYWKIIFINNSPAVNHYAAFLFDQDTPKGADFCQYRVTVSEIEKRTGLIVWAGLPEDVQAALKSKPGVLPELMGCKN; from the coding sequence ATGCGCTTTAACAAGATGTTGGCCCTGGCCGCCCTGCTGTTTGCCGCACAGGCGTCGGCCGAAACGCTCGAATCTATCGACAACTGCGCCGTAGGCTGCCCAACCGGCGGCAGCAGCAATGTGTCCATCGTTCGCCATGCCTATACGTTGAACAATAACAGCACCACCAAGTTCGCCAACTGGGTGGCCTATCACATCACCAAGGAGACGCCGGCCAGCGGCAAAAACCGCAACTGGAAAACCGATCCGGCGCTCAATCCCGCCGATACCCTGGCGCCTGCCGACTACACCGGCGCCAATGCGGCGCTGAAGGTCGACCGCGGCCACCAGGCGCCGCTGGCCTCGCTGGCGGGCGTTTCCGACTGGGAGTCGCTGAATTACCTGTCCAACATCACGCCGCAGAAGTCCGATCTGAACCAGGGCTCCTGGGCGCGGCTGGAAGATCAGGAACGCAAGCTGATTGACCGCGCCGACGTCAGCTCGGTGTATACCGTCACCGGGCCGCTGTTCGAACGCGATATGGGCAAGCTGCCGGGCACCCAAAAGCCGCATACCATCCCCAGCGCCTACTGGAAGATTATTTTCATCAATAACAGCCCGGCGGTGAACCACTACGCGGCCTTCCTGTTCGATCAGGACACGCCGAAGGGTGCCGACTTCTGCCAGTATCGCGTGACGGTGAGCGAGATTGAAAAGCGCACCGGGCTGATCGTCTGGGCCGGTCTGCCGGAAGACGTGCAGGCGGCGCTGAAAAGCAAGCCAGGCGTGCTGCCTGAGCTGATGGGCTGCAAGAATTAA
- a CDS encoding LysE family transporter: protein MTELIAVVTITLLAVISPGPDFAMVSRNSLLLSRRAGVLTACGIGAGVLIHVSYTLIGVGVLIQQSLWLFNLIKGLGAAYLIYLGVKLLRNAATHDVSPGAPQAALSDLAALKTGFLTNVLNPKTTIFIVSLFMQVVAPHTPLGVQLGYGLFIAAVHVLWFGAVALLFSAPGVNARFLRLRKGIDRAFGGLLIAFGALLALAGIK, encoded by the coding sequence ATGACCGAACTCATCGCCGTCGTCACCATCACTTTACTCGCCGTCATCAGCCCGGGCCCGGATTTCGCCATGGTGTCGCGCAACAGCCTGCTGCTTTCCCGCCGCGCAGGCGTGCTGACCGCCTGCGGCATCGGCGCCGGCGTGTTAATCCACGTAAGCTACACCCTGATCGGCGTCGGGGTGTTGATCCAGCAATCCCTGTGGTTGTTCAACCTCATTAAAGGGCTTGGCGCCGCCTACCTGATTTATCTCGGCGTAAAGCTGCTGCGCAATGCCGCCACGCACGACGTTAGCCCCGGTGCGCCGCAAGCTGCGCTCAGCGATCTTGCCGCGCTGAAAACCGGCTTTCTGACCAATGTGCTGAACCCGAAAACCACCATTTTTATCGTCAGCCTGTTTATGCAGGTGGTCGCCCCGCATACGCCGCTCGGCGTGCAGCTGGGTTACGGGCTATTTATCGCCGCGGTGCACGTGCTGTGGTTCGGCGCCGTTGCGTTGCTGTTTTCAGCGCCGGGCGTCAACGCCCGTTTTCTGCGCCTGCGCAAAGGCATCGATCGCGCATTCGGTGGCCTGCTGATCGCCTTTGGGGCGCTGCTGGCGCTGGCCGGCATCAAATAA
- a CDS encoding helix-turn-helix domain-containing protein gives MRVVIFTDDYYLLYGAKALLRTLGSLKVLGVYTPSGYINSSVEYNADLIVVSFSSMFRVMNLLSIMFEDTNKVMVLADVKTARLLNFNCVKKNIGRQAFIAEMRRLIACNRGRNLSPRELLILALLLKGAPNTGIARMLGISEKTVSQHKVNAMRKLDVKHVCQLI, from the coding sequence ATGCGCGTGGTGATTTTCACTGACGATTATTATTTGCTTTATGGCGCGAAAGCGCTCTTGAGAACGCTTGGCAGTCTTAAGGTCCTTGGCGTTTATACGCCGTCCGGCTATATCAATTCATCGGTGGAGTATAACGCGGATCTGATTGTCGTCTCTTTTTCATCCATGTTTCGGGTGATGAATTTGCTGTCAATCATGTTTGAGGACACGAATAAGGTGATGGTGCTGGCCGATGTGAAAACGGCGCGATTGCTCAATTTTAACTGTGTAAAGAAAAATATTGGCCGGCAGGCATTTATTGCCGAAATGAGAAGGCTGATTGCCTGCAACCGTGGGCGGAATCTGTCCCCCAGAGAGCTGTTAATTTTGGCCTTGCTGCTGAAAGGCGCGCCGAACACCGGTATTGCAAGGATGCTGGGCATTTCGGAAAAAACCGTCAGCCAGCACAAGGTGAACGCCATGAGAAAGCTGGACGTGAAACATGTTTGCCAATTAATTTGA